The following proteins are encoded in a genomic region of Synechococcus sp. CBW1002:
- a CDS encoding FIST N-terminal domain-containing protein encodes MAAFPFLRWLEPAEPAAWCRSALSQEASLEAAVDAVAGQLSSKEEADLALVFVSSAYASDLPRLLPLLSQRLRSNHWLGCVGGGVVGTDPAGVPRELEREPALSVTLLRLPGARLHPFQIDTSQLPDLDGPAEPWIDRVGTAAGASASMLLLVDPSSPAINDLISGLDYAFAGVDKVGGIAGQHSASHGSLLFDGSVCTGAVGCLIEGAWRLDAVVAQGCRPIGPVFEVEQAQRNVVLEVSLGQRRNTPVAALQEILTALTPEERELVKHSLFLGVGRSNFSLSSSSEDSAAFLVRNLIGVDPRNGAVAVAERMRVGQQVQFQLRDAAASSQELRQLLASQAEREPEPLAALVFACLGRGQGLYGRPDGDVSLCRAAFATVPIAGAFCNGEIGPVAGNTHLHGYTASIGFLVPQEPVDPVASAAEAAA; translated from the coding sequence ATGGCCGCATTCCCATTCCTGCGCTGGCTCGAGCCAGCTGAGCCGGCTGCCTGGTGTCGCAGCGCGCTCTCCCAGGAGGCCTCCCTCGAGGCCGCGGTGGATGCCGTCGCCGGCCAACTGAGCAGCAAGGAAGAAGCCGATCTGGCCCTGGTGTTTGTCTCGAGCGCCTACGCCAGTGACCTGCCACGTCTGCTGCCACTGCTCAGCCAGCGGCTGCGCTCCAACCATTGGCTCGGCTGTGTCGGCGGCGGTGTGGTGGGCACCGACCCTGCCGGGGTGCCGCGGGAGCTGGAGCGCGAGCCGGCCCTGAGCGTGACCCTGCTGCGCCTGCCCGGTGCAAGGCTGCACCCGTTCCAGATCGACACCAGCCAGCTGCCTGATCTGGACGGCCCCGCCGAACCCTGGATCGATCGGGTCGGCACCGCCGCAGGCGCGTCTGCCTCGATGCTGCTGCTGGTGGATCCCTCCAGTCCGGCCATCAACGACCTGATCAGTGGCCTCGACTACGCCTTTGCGGGGGTCGACAAGGTGGGAGGCATCGCCGGACAGCACAGCGCCAGCCATGGCTCCCTGCTGTTTGACGGCTCGGTCTGCACCGGCGCGGTGGGCTGTCTGATCGAAGGAGCCTGGCGGCTCGATGCAGTGGTGGCTCAGGGCTGCCGGCCGATCGGCCCGGTGTTCGAAGTGGAGCAGGCCCAGCGCAACGTAGTGCTGGAAGTGAGCCTCGGCCAGCGGCGCAACACCCCCGTGGCCGCCCTGCAGGAAATCCTCACGGCCCTCACCCCGGAGGAGCGGGAGCTCGTCAAGCACTCCCTGTTCCTGGGTGTGGGGCGCAGCAACTTCAGCCTCAGCAGCAGCAGCGAAGACTCGGCGGCCTTCCTGGTGCGCAACCTGATCGGCGTCGATCCCCGCAATGGCGCCGTGGCCGTGGCGGAGCGGATGCGGGTGGGCCAGCAGGTGCAGTTCCAGCTGCGCGATGCCGCCGCCTCCAGCCAGGAGCTGCGCCAGCTGCTGGCCAGCCAGGCTGAACGGGAGCCGGAGCCACTGGCGGCATTGGTCTTTGCCTGTCTGGGCCGGGGCCAGGGCCTCTACGGCCGCCCGGACGGGGATGTGAGCCTCTGCCGCGCCGCCTTCGCGACGGTGCCGATCGCCGGGGCGTTCTGCAACGGCGAAATCGGGCCGGTGGCGGGCAACACGCACCTGCATGGCTACACCGCCAGCATCGGCTTCCTGGTGCCCCAGGAACCCGTGGACCCGGTCGCCTCAGCAGCCGAAGCGGCGGCCTGA
- a CDS encoding DUF3177 family protein, protein MASSRTAAAVFESDLLYRSLVWLDVRLASVFALGLPLVLLVWAALRRETALVRLLTIYWKVASLLLVALLLLTDRRPLGYALLVIAPLMIVASLWFWVDLNEELADLPPWRPLPLTLRLWRWSLTVLALLGAGLATTALPCLGGGAALERTLCRAWLEAPQGIHGGVDRVFDFVFGADWTPAVAAFVGYLALVGYGVGLLQWLLVRLPKQGRVAGEF, encoded by the coding sequence ATGGCGTCTTCCCGTACCGCCGCCGCCGTGTTCGAGTCCGATCTCCTGTATCGCTCGCTGGTGTGGCTGGATGTGCGGCTCGCCAGCGTGTTCGCCCTGGGGCTGCCGCTGGTGCTGCTGGTCTGGGCGGCGCTGCGTCGGGAGACGGCCCTGGTGCGGCTCCTCACGATCTACTGGAAGGTGGCCAGCCTGCTGCTGGTGGCCCTGTTGCTGCTCACCGATCGCCGTCCGCTCGGCTACGCCCTGCTGGTGATTGCGCCGCTGATGATCGTGGCGTCCCTGTGGTTCTGGGTCGATCTCAACGAGGAACTGGCCGACCTGCCGCCCTGGCGTCCCTTGCCGCTCACCCTGCGCCTCTGGCGCTGGAGCCTCACGGTGCTGGCCCTGCTCGGGGCGGGCCTGGCGACCACGGCGCTTCCCTGCCTGGGGGGTGGGGCTGCCCTGGAGCGCACCCTCTGCCGTGCCTGGCTGGAGGCGCCGCAGGGCATTCATGGGGGCGTCGACCGGGTCTTTGACTTCGTCTTCGGCGCCGACTGGACGCCGGCGGTGGCGGCCTTCGTGGGCTACCTGGCCCTGGTGGGCTATGGGGTGGGGCTGTTGCAGTGGCTGCTGGTGCGGCTGCCCAAGCAGGGGAGGGTGGCCGGTGAGTTCTGA
- the trmB gene encoding tRNA (guanosine(46)-N7)-methyltransferase TrmB codes for MRQHVNPLSRRHQLPRPLPPLNDLFADPSLPLRLDIGSARGRFLLALAQVDPGWNHLGVEIRRPLVEAAEADRQVLGLSNLHFLLCNANVSLQDWLRALPEGRLERVTIQFPDPWFKTKHHKRRVLQPALLHAIAAALAPGRELFIQSDVLAVIEPMVDLIEASACFTRPPQDRRPWRDHNPLPVPTERERLVLEQGLPVYRVLYQRALTPAPGLEERVALAADNPATEPVHTTDSCAAEPPAP; via the coding sequence GTGCGTCAACACGTCAATCCCCTCAGCCGCCGCCACCAGCTGCCGCGGCCCCTGCCACCACTGAACGACCTGTTCGCCGATCCGTCCCTGCCGCTTCGGCTCGACATCGGCTCGGCCCGCGGCCGCTTCCTGCTGGCCCTGGCCCAGGTGGATCCGGGCTGGAACCATCTCGGCGTCGAGATCCGCAGGCCCTTGGTGGAGGCCGCCGAGGCCGACCGCCAGGTCCTGGGCCTCAGCAACCTCCACTTCCTGCTCTGCAACGCCAATGTGAGCCTGCAGGACTGGCTCAGGGCCCTGCCGGAGGGCAGGCTGGAGCGGGTCACGATCCAGTTCCCCGACCCCTGGTTCAAGACGAAGCATCACAAGCGGCGGGTGCTGCAGCCCGCCCTGCTGCACGCGATCGCAGCCGCCCTGGCGCCGGGCCGGGAGCTGTTCATCCAGAGCGACGTGCTGGCCGTGATCGAGCCGATGGTGGACCTGATCGAGGCCAGCGCCTGCTTCACCCGTCCGCCGCAGGACCGGCGCCCCTGGCGCGACCACAACCCCCTGCCGGTGCCGACCGAACGGGAGCGACTGGTGCTGGAGCAGGGGCTTCCGGTGTACCGCGTGCTCTATCAACGCGCCCTGACGCCCGCCCCCGGATTGGAGGAGAGGGTGGCGCTGGCCGCCGATAATCCCGCCACTGAGCCGGTGCACACCACCGACTCCTGCGCCGCGGAGCCACCAGCCCCTTGA